Genomic window (Arachis hypogaea cultivar Tifrunner chromosome 13, arahy.Tifrunner.gnm2.J5K5, whole genome shotgun sequence):
ACACTGCAGACCTTGATTTTCCCCTCCCCAAGCAACTCTGAGAGGAGCTTTTGCTGTAGACGTACTAGGCCCTCTTCTTGATTTGAAAATTTTCCAGCATTTAAAAGAAAACAAGCACATTCAAATCAATATAGAAGTTAAAATTCTAATAAAGgatttatttagttaaaattaaaacaattgatAAGTCAATCTTCAGTATATGACCATGTACATACTACTACACAAGATATCGATTCAAATCAATATAGAAGTATCAAATAATGAAAATTAAGGATATCAATTTGTAATAGTTAATAGTATATAGTTATATTAATAGTGAAGCATACCACACATCCTCACAATTATAAGAGAATTAAAAATTGTGATTTAGACACTGAAACAATCGGGGAGAAtgtatttatgattttattatactTACCCTTGTTTCAAATGAAAGCCTTTCATGTTGGATGTTTCGGCCAAAGCTTCCTTCCATTCTTTCACCTTCTGAGAATGACAATCAAACCTGATTTCATGAGCATCCATGGCTTCCTTGTAAGTGTTCCTCTGATGCCGTACATCTGAGGGTTCTACTTTGTAGAAGACCGGAAACACAAGTTGGTTCCTTTCCCTGTGACATTGCAGGATCTTGACGAGTTCATCAAGGCACCATGTTGAAGCTGCATAGTTTGTTGAGAAAACAATAATGGAGATCTCTGATGCTTCAATGGAATGAAGGAGTTGAGGTCGAATTGTTTCTCCTGTTCTGAGATTCTCATCATCGATGAAGGTGTTGATTCCGTTGCGGCAGAGAGCATCATAGGGATGACCTGTGAATCCATGACGCGTGTCTTCACCCCTGAAACTCAGAAAGACATTGTAGTTAGTAGACATGGTCGCAGAAGTTGAAGCTCGATTTGCCATCCCTGTAAATGCATTTACAAGCGGAACGTTGAATCAATGAGAGTAATTGACTTCACTAATTCTAATTTAACAACAGCACATGAAATACAACTGCACAAGTAGAAACATTGATCTTTATTAATTTAGCAATGTTACGCGACAGAATAAATTCCAGtaagttttgtgatttgtagaatTGTATtcatcaattagttattattaatatttttaatagtgtgagattttatcaaataatataaaattattttttttattaaatgttggccaaattttaataaaaatactgatATGCTCTTTAACCTTAGTTATTAGAATTTATCAGTTTAGTAATGTTACTGATAAATTTTTGTGCTttattgttttaaattaattaactactgAAAAATAATGAGTTTGAATAGTTAatgattttttagttttttaactaatttattaccaattttttttttatctgaacATGATCAATTTACTTATCAATTTTCagttcaatcgattgttttggtctgatttttaaaatcatgataaacaaaagaaagagaaaaatcctTACAAAGGTTtttgggtgaaaatttttttagatatttacgTATCaaatcaaaaatttatttgtgaacAGTTTCGGTAATCAATTAAGTTGAAATTAGAATAGTTTTTTATCGTCGATGTGATTGACTCAATCAAGAAAAAGTCATAAGAtgcattgttgattcaaaattagTGGCTGTAACTTAAATGCTTAACATAGGAAGATGAGGAATTTAGAATATATAAAGTTAGGATTTAGAAAATTGATACTGTGATAAAATAAAGGATTAATTAcagttaaatttataatttatattatatataaattttattattttaatttaaagtgattaatttcttaatttattattttattaatttttttttaattttaaaagaacttGATTTGAATGAGAAAAATGTATTTCTTATTGAAACAAATTCTTCTAAAATAAAAGAGTTAATAAAGTGAAAGATTAGttgtttttaaattaagatatatGTCATGATACACATAtaagtctttttggcttacaagttatAAGTTGGACCAAACTCAACAAAAAAATACTCACCCATACAAGAGTGTTAACATTACTAAACGGTTTCTACAGCGCGCTCACTCACATCTTCTTTCTCGATCAAAATCACAACCGTTGTTTTTGTTTCGGGTGTTTCATCTTCATTGtcgattattgttgttgttactgcATTTTTTTtcctcattctctttttattgattttgcaacattatgtattttttttgtttgaattgttcctttcaaaaagaattataagaatatgaaataagaaaatgaagaagaagaagcagcagaagatgaggaggaggaagaagaataattttgaattatgcagaacttatccgcacacatacaccgaaaattcttaaaaaatacacccaaatatcttcgtattacacccaaatttgctgcaaatacagaaaaatatttcctctgatgttgcattttttttgttctttttgttcttatttctttctttctttttagttgaatgaatgtaagttcatcatcttcgaagtaattttgtaccattatgtgtttattcttcttctttgtttaattttttttgtttttattcttgttaaaagagtaaaacaagaagaaacttgagaagataaaataaaaaaaaaaagatgaatgagaaaaaaagaagaagaagatgatgataataatgatgatgaaaaagaaggagaagcagcagaagatgaggaggagggagaagaagagttttgaattatgcagaatttatcagcaTACATACACTGAAAATTCTTAagcaatacactcaaatatcttcgtgttataccaaaatattttcgtgttacacccaaatacagaaaaataatttctttaatacagaacttttacattacattcaattcaaaccatcaacgatgaacaacaattttcacaaacaaaaatattattcacatacagaatcataaactactaacgaaaacattaactagaatcgagtcacacctcagccacttaattggattcaaaataatcaatttcgttctggttcaattgacaatctgaatttgaattattcattatctttaacaacgagataactgatgatggaggagaaggaagaaaaagaaggaggagaagaaattctaatgaaaaaaagaaggaggaggaggaggaggtggtgttggtgagagagtaaaataagaagaaacttgagaatgtaaaacaaaaagaaaaagatgaataagaaaaaaagaagaagaagatggtgatgatgatgaaaaaagaagaagcagcagaagatgaggaggaggaagaggaaaagttctgaattatgcagaacttatcaccacacatacaccaaaaattcttaaacaatacacccaaatatcttcgtgttatatctaaatatcttcgttttacacccaaatttgctgtaaatacagaaaattgtttcctctaatgctgcatttttttcttcttttttttcttatttctttctttcttttagttgaacaaATATAAGTTCATcatttttcaagtaattttgtaccattattttttcttcttctttgtttgattttttttgtttttattcttgttaaaagagtaaaataagaagaaacttgaggacaaaaaaagatgaataaaaaaaaagaagatgatgatgatgaaaaagaaaaagaagaagcagcaaaagatgaggaggagagagaagaagagttttgaatgaTGCAGAATTTTATCAGTACACAtataccgaaaattcttaaagaatacaCTCAAATATTTTCGTATTACACCTAAATTTActgtaaatacagaaaaatattttctgtaatgcagaacttttacattacattcaattcaaatcatCAATGATGAAACATTATTCATCTACAGAATCATAAATTACTAACGAAAAaattaactagaattgaactacacgtcagctacttgattgaattcattatcttcaacaacgagataactgatgatagaggagaaagaggaaaaggaagaaggagaaaaaatttcaatgaaaaaaaaggagaaagaggaagaggaagaggaggaggaggtggtggtgttggtgacgacgataacgagagagaaaaataacgaagaagaagaagaacgtgcagtaacGGCACGAAAAAAACGTACgcgcgtgaatataaatgacttgtatgacttATATGGGAAAAACACTTGTACGTGGACAATAATTCTTAATCTTTATTTTAgaggatttaaattttttataattcttttttcatctttttaacaaaaataaaaaaaatattacaataatcatcaagaaaaaaaaaaaaaacagcaacaaatgaaagaataacaacgaaaagaaaattcatgaaaaaaaaagaatacagaaaaaatgtataaattacAGATAcattatatgagtatttttttttataaaaatactattcgtacactaaaatcaaccactaaaatcagtcactaatatatttgtgcataaatacatgtgtgatttaatcTATTTTCAACCTGTATTTATATTtcagcatgtattttatactaataattgactttgactgattttaatatacatgtaatataaatttttttattaaatttgaatcaacttatttgagaaaaatatttaaacatgtagtgaaatatttttaaaataagttaaacctatttcaatttaatttgatattaaaGCGTATTCGATTTAATCTAATTAGATAATCTGTCCTATAAACTTTACATCCCATATGTTCACTTCTGAACATCACAAAATTCATTATAAATCTCAAGATGAGATCTCTCATATCTCTCCTTTACATATTTTAAAGAGTAAATTATCAACTTTATCTTTAAATTATCATAACATTGACAAAAATAATCTTTACTTTTATTAACGacaaaaatacatttaaaatattaaaaaatattacaaaaatatttgttcataaataaaaatttattccgTAAATAGAGTTGGCTGAACTATTGATAGTTCAGCCAACTCTATTTAcggaataaatttttatttacagtCGAATATTTTTGTAACGTTTTCCAATATTTTAAGTGTGTTTTTGTCGTTAATAAAAATAGAGGTTATTTTTATTGGCATTCTTATATTTTTAGGATGAAACTGATAATCTACtccattttaaatataaaacatttttcACACGTTTTGATATAATAAGGTCCATTTGGAAAGtttcaaaagtaattttttttagcttttgatttataaaaagtaatagtattaatgtctggtacaatttttaaaactaaattacaGCTTTCTAAAAACCTATTTAgtagcttatagagaagttaaaaaaatgacttctctcataatactactattttttatcacatttttataaaataaacacttttaaaactaaaaattcaaacacaaaataacttatttataagttacttttaatatagtcatttattgcttaagttttttttcaaaaataatttaattaagttatttttttaaacggAGACTAAATCATGTCTGCTGTTATAATATCAAATTATCTACGAAAATGAATCTTtcctattattaaaaaataaaaaatataaagtgtaatttttaattttttattattttttttatatttatttttagttatacttataaaattatacttttttaattattaaaaaaatttagaggaCCCATTTTATTATGGCTGCCTACAAATGTGATTAAAATTTCAAACGAGTTGAAAATTAACAACTCAACGAGTTGAAATTTCAGATGATTCTTAAAACTTTTGACGCGTGCAACGCTAAGAACAGTGCCATGGGAGCAACTTCAGCAGAAGTCACACAGGGTAACTTTATTCAAGTCCTCGCCTAAATATAACGGGACTCTGGGAGCATCATTACTACAAAAGTATCTAATGGAGATATTAAATTAAGGGTTTAAgtgaaaaattataaatatttttatttaataaatataaaataaatatataaaaaatttaaattttttatatttttaataaaaaaattttaatttataaatttaatatataactttagaacataagataaataaatctttaaataaatagtaaaagttCATGTACAATTATTTTCGtacgaaaaaattaataattgataattattaaataataatttaatcaaatttattaaattatttaatattttgactattaactttacataaaaataaatgtaaatttttatttaaattaatacattTCGAAGACTTTGACTTGGACTTGGACTTGTTATACAGTTCATGCATACGTCTAAAAATATTGAAGTTTAACTAAACAATTTTTCCTTACGAAGCTTCCAAGTGAATTTCAGTATTGCACTCTTATTGTTTATATGAGTCCCTTTCTCCTTGTTGGTTCATTAAATTTAATATCAGAAAAAAATACACACAGAATTTAAATCATATTCAATGAACTACACTTGGacaaagaaaacacagattatTTATACTAGTAAGAAGgagaaaattttataaattagagtGCAAGAGAGAAGCAAAGGGGTAAAATGGCTGAGAGTGAGACAGCATCAATACAAGAACGAATCTCTATGTTTGATGAGAAAATGATAAGTGCTCAAAGGGCTGCAAGGAGTGAAAACTGGAGGGAATTCAAGAAAATCTTTGAAGTTGACAGGATGCGGTTACTTGATCCCCTTGACTTGTTTGGAAACACTGCCATCCACATTGCAACTCACTCTGATAATCCAAATCTCTTGCAGGAACTTCTGGAGATGCTTCCTCGACAAGAAAGGTGGCGCGCCATGAGGATGGGGAATTGTGTCAATAACACCCTTCTGCATGAGATAATCTTTTGCACAACGGTTGACATGGCTGGTGTTGTGTTCAAGTTGGAGAAGGAGCTGCAGGAAGAAGTAGAATCATATGATCCCCTTGTAGAAGTAAGAAATGACTCTGGTGAATCCCCTTTGTTCAGGGCTGCTAAGCTTGGAAAGCTGAAGATGCTTAAATATATGGCAAATCATGTGGTTGGTGACATAAGAAGTCATTTTGTAAGATTTGATAGATGTTCGATTCTTCATGCTTGCATTCTTGGTCAATTCTTTGGTAGGTATCTCCCTAATTTCATTATTGTCATTGTTAATATCCTTGATTATGTTAATTAGTGTGATATATAGTATAGTACTTTGTCACTTTATGGTGCAGATGTTGCTATTTGGTTATTGAGATTGGATGGAAGTTTG
Coding sequences:
- the LOC112737088 gene encoding toll/interleukin-1 receptor-like protein isoform X1, whose protein sequence is MANRASTSATMSTNYNVFLSFRGEDTRHGFTGHPYDALCRNGINTFIDDENLRTGETIRPQLLHSIEASEISIIVFSTNYAASTWCLDELVKILQCHRERNQLVFPVFYKVEPSDVRHQRNTYKEAMDAHEIRFDCHSQKVKEWKEALAETSNMKGFHLKQGRGPSTSTAKAPLRVAWGGENQGLQC